The following are from one region of the Desulfovibrio desulfuricans genome:
- the rpsB gene encoding 30S ribosomal protein S2: MAYVSMKQMLETGVHFGHQTRRWNPKMRPYIFGARNGIHIIDLQQTVKLFRVAYDKVVDTVAKGGKVLFIGTKRQAQEAVAAEAGRAGQFHVTNRWMGGTLTNFVTIQKSVDRLKKLEAMFGDGTINRYQKKEILLLEREMKKLEETLGGIKNMDRIPQLAFIIDPHREDIAVKECRKLGIPIVAVTDTNCDPDVIDYIIPGNDDAIRAIKLFVAAFAEACMEGEAMNKDHKGEAVNAEEAMQKAEAAAPAPEAAPAE; the protein is encoded by the coding sequence ATGGCTTATGTCAGCATGAAGCAAATGCTGGAAACCGGCGTGCATTTCGGTCACCAGACCCGCCGCTGGAATCCCAAGATGCGTCCTTACATCTTTGGCGCCCGCAACGGCATCCATATCATTGACCTGCAGCAGACCGTCAAGCTGTTCCGCGTCGCCTACGACAAAGTGGTCGACACTGTTGCCAAGGGCGGCAAGGTGCTGTTCATCGGTACCAAGCGTCAGGCTCAGGAAGCAGTGGCCGCTGAGGCTGGCCGCGCCGGTCAGTTCCACGTGACCAACCGTTGGATGGGCGGCACGCTCACCAACTTTGTCACCATCCAGAAGAGCGTGGACCGTCTGAAGAAGCTGGAAGCCATGTTTGGCGACGGCACCATCAATCGCTACCAGAAGAAGGAAATTCTGCTTCTGGAACGCGAAATGAAAAAGCTCGAGGAAACCCTTGGCGGTATCAAGAACATGGACCGCATTCCCCAGCTTGCCTTTATCATCGACCCGCACCGTGAAGACATCGCCGTCAAGGAATGCCGCAAGCTCGGCATCCCGATCGTGGCCGTGACCGACACCAACTGCGATCCCGATGTCATTGACTACATCATCCCCGGCAATGACGACGCCATCCGCGCCATCAAGCTGTTTGTGGCTGCTTTCGCCGAAGCCTGCATGGAAGGCGAAGCCATGAACAAGGATCACAAGGGCGAAGCCGTCAACGCCGAAGAAGCCATGCAGAAGGCTGAAGCCGCCGCTCCCGCTCCGGAAGCCGCTCCCGCCGAATAG